A single Flavobacterium sp. 1 DNA region contains:
- a CDS encoding helix-turn-helix domain-containing protein, translating into MAHPKILVIKETEKEIKNLLKQSIPFIGQRLRVLLILKQNEETGISRREVAKLAGVDPNSVQKWRTLYLNSGIDGLIKHGKTGFKPSVFNAAEHTMLETKLNNPQNGLQGYVELKDWIEKETGKSFNYNTLLYYCIRNFKSSVKVARKSHVKKDEDLGSSFKKTSEESVKKQH; encoded by the coding sequence ATGGCACATCCAAAAATTTTGGTAATTAAGGAAACTGAAAAAGAGATTAAAAATCTACTTAAGCAATCTATTCCATTTATTGGACAACGCTTGAGAGTACTTTTAATTTTGAAGCAAAATGAAGAAACAGGGATTTCTAGACGTGAAGTTGCTAAATTAGCAGGGGTTGACCCAAACAGTGTTCAGAAATGGCGGACATTATACCTCAATTCTGGAATTGATGGTTTGATTAAACATGGAAAAACAGGCTTCAAGCCATCTGTTTTTAATGCTGCTGAACACACGATGTTGGAAACAAAACTCAATAACCCTCAAAATGGGCTTCAAGGTTATGTAGAATTAAAAGATTGGATTGAAAAAGAAACTGGAAAAAGCTTTAATTACAACACCTTGCTTTATTACTGCATCAGAAATTTTAAATCAAGTGTAAAAGTTGCCCGCAAAAGTCATGTCAAAAAAGATGAAGACCTAGGAAGCTCTTTTAAAAAGACTTCGGAAGAATCTGTCAAGAAACAGCACTAA
- a CDS encoding nucleoside recognition domain-containing protein, protein MVLSRFWLVIFISSIIFIVVSLFSANTYTIDYVLNGKKDDPVLISEKYIEQVPAFIKDSIKKAPDQTMIINRDTLNADTTYVYKNKTVKIFSGVQKSDGLLPTCKNTLLDLILPLMAYLAFFCGLMELLIISGASGKLAKLLSPVFVKVFPSIPKDHPSISYMTLNFAANFLGLDSAATPFGLKAMESLQEINPEKDKASDAQIMFMCLHASGLTLIATSIIGYRAAANATNPADVMLPCIITSFIGTIAAFLIVGIRQKINFKSASLVVVLMALIAAIVGLLMYVNHLDLIGKNYFTSNLSALILVGIIAFTLIFSFIKEKKFTEAKTTVFEAFVLGANNGVKTGVTIFPYVLGMLVAISLFRNSGLFEIISNWIAFAFSNMGVSKEITDALPVALLRPFSSAGSRGFLIDSMNTFGADSMTGRLSSIFQCSAESTFYVIAVYFGSVNIKNTRYALGTMLLVDLICVVTAIFVASWFF, encoded by the coding sequence ATGGTATTAAGCAGATTCTGGTTAGTTATTTTTATTTCATCGATTATCTTTATTGTTGTCAGTTTGTTTTCTGCCAATACGTATACCATTGATTATGTTTTGAACGGAAAAAAAGACGACCCAGTTTTAATTTCTGAAAAATATATTGAACAAGTTCCTGCTTTTATCAAAGACAGTATCAAGAAAGCACCAGATCAAACGATGATTATCAATCGTGATACGCTAAATGCCGACACGACTTATGTTTATAAAAACAAAACCGTAAAAATCTTCAGCGGTGTTCAAAAATCGGACGGTTTATTGCCAACATGCAAAAACACGTTGCTCGATTTGATTTTGCCGCTTATGGCTTATTTGGCGTTTTTTTGTGGATTGATGGAGCTTTTAATCATTTCTGGAGCTTCTGGAAAATTGGCTAAATTGTTGAGCCCAGTATTTGTAAAGGTGTTCCCGAGTATTCCAAAAGATCATCCGTCTATTTCCTACATGACTTTAAATTTTGCCGCTAACTTCTTGGGATTGGATTCTGCAGCTACACCATTTGGTCTTAAAGCCATGGAAAGCTTACAAGAAATAAATCCCGAAAAAGACAAAGCGAGCGATGCTCAAATTATGTTTATGTGCCTCCATGCTTCGGGACTAACATTAATTGCAACTTCTATTATTGGTTATCGAGCGGCTGCAAATGCAACAAATCCTGCCGATGTAATGCTTCCTTGCATTATAACTTCTTTCATAGGTACGATTGCTGCTTTTTTGATTGTTGGAATCAGGCAAAAAATTAATTTCAAGAGTGCCTCTTTGGTTGTTGTCCTGATGGCGTTAATAGCAGCAATTGTTGGTTTGCTGATGTATGTAAACCATTTGGATTTAATCGGGAAAAACTATTTTACATCAAATCTTTCGGCTTTAATATTGGTCGGAATTATTGCTTTCACATTGATATTTTCATTTATTAAAGAGAAAAAATTTACCGAGGCTAAAACTACTGTTTTTGAAGCTTTTGTATTAGGAGCCAATAATGGAGTTAAAACAGGAGTTACCATTTTTCCTTATGTTTTAGGGATGTTAGTTGCAATTTCTTTATTCAGAAACAGTGGGTTGTTTGAAATTATCAGCAACTGGATTGCTTTTGCTTTTTCGAATATGGGAGTAAGCAAAGAAATTACCGATGCTTTGCCGGTTGCATTGCTCAGACCGTTTAGTTCTGCAGGATCAAGAGGGTTTCTGATAGATTCGATGAATACTTTTGGTGCCGATTCTATGACAGGAAGATTAAGCAGTATTTTTCAATGCAGTGCCGAGAGTACTTTCTATGTAATTGCCGTTTACTTTGGTTCGGTAAATATCAAAAATACCCGATACGCTTTAGGAACAATGCTTTTAGTTGATTTAATTTGTGTGGTTACGGCGATTTTTGTAGCAAGCTGGTTTTTTTAG
- a CDS encoding IS630 family transposase has product MCQETALNAVGDFSSVNLYFQDESRFGLFTRNGKSVTAIRVKPICTFQQVFKSTWLSGAFSPITGDHFQLILPHCNTDNFQIFLNNFSKENPKELKIMVLDNGRFHKAKRLIVPENIVLVFLPPYSPELNPAEKMWAKYKREFSNKFYNSIEDVEDFIITAVKNTSKKEVMSICGYAYVFLDQIWSKN; this is encoded by the coding sequence ATCTGTCAAGAAACAGCACTAAATGCTGTAGGCGATTTTAGCTCTGTAAATTTATATTTTCAAGATGAGTCACGTTTTGGCTTATTTACTCGAAATGGAAAATCAGTTACTGCAATTAGGGTTAAACCAATTTGCACTTTCCAACAAGTTTTTAAATCAACATGGCTTTCTGGGGCTTTTTCGCCCATAACAGGGGATCATTTTCAATTAATACTTCCACATTGCAACACTGATAATTTTCAAATTTTTCTAAATAATTTTTCAAAAGAAAACCCCAAAGAACTCAAAATAATGGTATTGGATAATGGGCGATTCCATAAGGCTAAAAGATTGATCGTTCCAGAAAATATTGTTTTGGTTTTCCTGCCACCATATAGCCCGGAACTTAATCCAGCCGAAAAAATGTGGGCAAAATACAAAAGAGAATTTTCTAATAAATTTTATAATTCAATCGAAGATGTAGAAGATTTCATTATTACTGCAGTTAAAAACACAAGTAAAAAAGAGGTAATGAGTATCTGTGGTTATGCCTACGTCTTTTTAGATCAAATTTGGTCTAAAAATTAA
- the tnpA gene encoding IS200/IS605 family transposase yields the protein MANTYHQVYIQVVFAVKYREAVITDEWKSILFGVIGNLINETGCKTIIVNGVEDHVHCFLGLKPVVSISELMKTIKAKSSKYINDHHLTKSRFEWQEGYGAFSYGHSQINVVYKYIANQEEHHKKLTFKEEYLEFLDKFEIPFDERYIFEDLI from the coding sequence ATGGCAAATACCTATCATCAAGTATATATTCAGGTTGTTTTTGCAGTAAAATATCGTGAAGCGGTTATTACTGATGAATGGAAATCTATATTATTTGGTGTTATTGGTAATTTAATAAATGAAACGGGTTGTAAAACTATCATTGTAAATGGAGTTGAAGATCACGTTCATTGTTTTTTAGGTCTTAAACCTGTAGTTTCAATATCGGAGCTGATGAAAACTATAAAGGCAAAATCATCAAAATATATTAATGACCATCATTTGACAAAATCAAGATTTGAATGGCAGGAAGGTTATGGTGCGTTTTCTTACGGTCATTCTCAAATTAATGTTGTTTATAAATATATTGCGAATCAAGAAGAACACCATAAGAAACTTACTTTCAAAGAAGAATATTTGGAATTTTTAGATAAGTTTGAAATACCCTTTGATGAAAGATATATTTTTGAAGATTTGATATGA
- a CDS encoding SulP family inorganic anion transporter — MISRLFPITSWIKEYKRKDLKKDFISGITLAAYGIPVSMAYATLAGLPPQYGIYGYLIGGLFYTILGTSRQLAIGPTSAISLLIGTTIATMANGNVQRWADIASLTALVFSVLAILAYILRLSGIINFISETVLVGFKAGAAITIGLTQLPKLFGVKGGGANFLERIIILFQQLPDTNTAVLLFGIAAIVILIVGEKMLPGKPIAILIVTLSILLISTTSLAHEDFSTVGEIPTGLPQFHLPALRIKDIDGVLPLALACFLLSYIESVSAARTLAQKNGYTIDPHQELLALGVANAAVAFGQGYPVAGGLSQSAVNDTAGAKTTISLAFASIAIAFCLLFLTGFLQNLPTVILASIVLVAIRGLFDLEEIKHLYRINKQEFYIAMIALIGVLIWGILTGVLLAAIITLLLLIKATSAPHVAFLGRIPGTKRYTDIQRHSDNENIKGILIVRIESSIFYFNTEHIKEQIWEKINSESDSVKAVILDLNSSPRIDIAGARFLKQLFIDLKSRNISLKIAEARSEVRDALRSENLETLLGHISRSVSVDDLVVSAINSNLEMPPA; from the coding sequence ATGATTTCTAGACTATTCCCAATTACTTCTTGGATCAAAGAATACAAAAGAAAAGACTTAAAAAAAGACTTTATATCTGGAATAACACTGGCTGCTTATGGGATTCCAGTATCGATGGCTTATGCAACTCTTGCGGGTTTACCTCCTCAATATGGCATTTATGGCTATCTGATTGGCGGTCTTTTTTATACAATCTTAGGTACTAGCAGGCAATTAGCCATTGGTCCCACATCGGCAATTTCCTTGCTGATTGGCACGACAATTGCCACTATGGCTAACGGCAATGTACAGCGCTGGGCCGATATTGCCTCACTCACAGCTCTAGTGTTTTCAGTCTTAGCTATACTTGCTTACATCTTGCGATTGAGCGGCATTATTAATTTTATCAGTGAAACCGTTTTGGTTGGCTTCAAGGCGGGTGCAGCCATAACCATTGGATTAACACAATTGCCGAAACTTTTTGGCGTAAAAGGTGGTGGCGCAAACTTTCTGGAACGTATTATTATCCTTTTTCAGCAACTTCCAGATACTAATACGGCTGTTTTGCTTTTTGGTATTGCTGCGATTGTCATTCTAATCGTTGGTGAAAAAATGCTGCCTGGAAAACCAATCGCAATACTAATTGTGACCTTATCCATTCTACTCATTTCAACAACATCCTTAGCTCATGAAGATTTTTCAACCGTAGGCGAAATCCCAACAGGACTTCCTCAATTTCACTTGCCAGCATTGCGTATCAAAGATATAGATGGAGTACTTCCTCTCGCCTTGGCTTGTTTTTTATTGTCTTATATCGAGAGTGTTTCAGCCGCAAGAACATTGGCACAAAAAAACGGATACACTATTGACCCTCATCAAGAATTACTAGCTCTTGGAGTAGCCAATGCCGCTGTAGCTTTTGGGCAAGGCTATCCCGTCGCTGGAGGATTATCTCAGTCTGCCGTAAATGATACTGCAGGAGCAAAAACAACAATATCCTTAGCGTTTGCATCAATTGCAATTGCTTTTTGTTTACTGTTTTTAACGGGATTTCTTCAAAACTTGCCTACTGTAATTTTGGCATCCATAGTTCTCGTAGCAATTAGAGGGCTATTTGACCTAGAAGAAATCAAACACCTCTACAGAATAAACAAACAAGAATTTTATATCGCAATGATTGCATTGATTGGAGTACTCATTTGGGGAATCCTAACAGGCGTTTTATTAGCAGCTATAATCACTTTGTTATTGCTAATAAAAGCAACTTCTGCTCCACATGTTGCATTTTTGGGCAGAATACCCGGAACCAAACGCTATACAGATATACAACGTCATTCCGATAACGAAAACATTAAAGGAATATTAATTGTTAGAATAGAATCTTCCATATTTTATTTTAATACGGAACACATCAAAGAGCAGATATGGGAGAAAATTAATAGTGAATCCGATTCGGTCAAGGCAGTAATATTAGACCTCAATTCCTCTCCCCGCATCGATATAGCGGGTGCCCGCTTTTTAAAACAGCTTTTTATTGATTTGAAATCCAGAAATATTTCTCTAAAAATTGCCGAAGCCCGATCCGAAGTTCGTGACGCATTACGCTCCGAAAATCTGGAGACTCTTTTAGGCCACATTAGCCGAAGCGTTTCTGTAGATGATTTAGTCGTTAGTGCTATTAATTCTAATTTGGAGATGCCACCTGCTTAG
- a CDS encoding 3'-5' exonuclease: MIEKINLNNILFLDIETVPETEDFNTLDSEMQVLYEQKTQYQRKDDFSAEEFYDRAGIWAEFGKIICISVGYFVVKGDIRNFRVTSFFGEEAKLLKDFNNLLNNHFNGPQHVLCGHNAKEFDIPFLARRMIINQIPIPDKLNLFGKKPWEIPHLDTLELWKFGDYKHFTSLKLMCKVLGIPSPKGDIDGSQVGHVFYVEKDIDRIVTYCEKDTIAVAQIFLRLRREDLLIEEEIIHV; encoded by the coding sequence ATGATTGAAAAAATAAACCTCAACAATATCCTTTTCCTTGACATTGAAACAGTCCCGGAAACAGAAGATTTCAACACTTTGGATTCTGAAATGCAAGTTTTGTACGAGCAAAAAACCCAATACCAGCGCAAAGACGATTTTAGTGCCGAAGAGTTTTACGACCGCGCCGGAATTTGGGCTGAATTTGGAAAAATCATCTGTATTTCGGTGGGTTATTTTGTCGTTAAAGGAGATATTCGGAATTTTAGAGTGACTTCTTTTTTTGGAGAAGAAGCAAAACTTCTGAAAGATTTCAATAATCTGCTGAACAATCATTTCAATGGGCCGCAGCATGTTTTATGCGGGCATAATGCCAAAGAATTTGACATTCCGTTCCTGGCACGCCGAATGATTATCAATCAGATTCCGATTCCCGACAAGCTGAATTTATTTGGAAAAAAACCTTGGGAAATTCCGCATTTGGATACTTTAGAGTTATGGAAATTTGGCGATTACAAGCATTTTACTTCGTTGAAATTAATGTGTAAAGTACTCGGAATCCCTTCTCCCAAAGGTGATATTGACGGCAGTCAGGTTGGTCATGTTTTTTATGTAGAAAAAGACATTGACCGAATAGTCACTTACTGCGAAAAGGATACGATTGCAGTGGCACAGATATTTCTTCGTTTAAGACGAGAGGATTTATTGATTGAAGAGGAGATTATTCACGTTTAG
- a CDS encoding 2Fe-2S iron-sulfur cluster-binding protein, translating to MKKELPFIEFDVIDTEKRYPIKVKHGSYPNLMFLLKEELSLDSFGECGGVGRCATCVVRAIGIKGNAAIKERNEPTTLQKMGHEEETIRLSCQLYITKDLEGSEITILEY from the coding sequence TTGAAGAAAGAACTTCCTTTTATTGAGTTTGATGTTATTGACACTGAAAAGCGATATCCCATCAAAGTGAAGCATGGCAGTTATCCTAATTTGATGTTTTTATTGAAAGAAGAATTAAGTTTAGATTCCTTTGGAGAATGTGGCGGTGTAGGCCGATGTGCTACTTGTGTGGTAAGAGCCATTGGGATAAAAGGAAACGCTGCAATAAAAGAACGTAATGAACCTACAACTTTACAAAAAATGGGACATGAAGAAGAAACAATTCGGCTTTCCTGTCAATTGTATATCACTAAAGATTTAGAAGGATCGGAAATCACTATTTTAGAATATTAA
- a CDS encoding AraC family transcriptional regulator, with translation MANNQPHRIKSISEFREFRGLPKPEHPLISVYNFEEIKKLNDDEPKSIMLDFYSISLKRNTNAKMRYGQQEYDFNEGVMLFIAPGQVFSIEANTNLEHSGWSLLVHPDFLWNTPMAQKIKHYEYFGYSVYEALHLSDKEEAMIIGIMKNIQQEYHSNIDKFSQDVIIAQLELLLTYSERFYNRQFITRKINNHQILARLENLLDDYFKEGSLIKKGLPTVQFIAENLNISPNYLSGLLKLLTGQSTQHHIHDKLIQKAKEKLSTTDLSVSEIAFELGFEHQQSFSKLFKTKTNVSPLEFRQSFN, from the coding sequence ATGGCAAATAATCAACCGCATAGGATAAAAAGCATAAGCGAATTTCGTGAGTTTCGAGGTTTGCCAAAGCCAGAACATCCATTAATCAGCGTTTATAATTTTGAAGAAATTAAAAAACTTAATGACGATGAGCCAAAGAGTATTATGCTTGATTTTTATTCGATTTCTCTCAAAAGGAATACAAATGCAAAAATGCGTTATGGCCAGCAGGAATATGACTTTAATGAAGGCGTAATGCTGTTTATTGCACCTGGGCAGGTTTTTTCTATAGAAGCAAATACAAATTTAGAGCACTCGGGGTGGTCCTTATTAGTCCATCCCGATTTTTTGTGGAATACGCCGATGGCGCAAAAAATAAAACACTACGAATATTTTGGATATTCGGTTTACGAAGCTTTACATCTTTCGGATAAGGAAGAAGCTATGATTATTGGCATTATGAAAAATATTCAGCAAGAATATCATTCGAATATTGATAAATTCAGTCAAGATGTGATTATTGCACAACTCGAATTATTGCTGACCTATTCTGAACGTTTTTACAACCGCCAATTCATTACAAGAAAAATAAACAATCATCAAATTCTGGCTCGTTTAGAAAATCTTCTTGATGACTATTTTAAAGAAGGTTCATTAATCAAAAAAGGACTGCCAACAGTACAATTTATTGCCGAAAATCTGAATATTTCACCCAATTATTTAAGTGGATTATTAAAACTGCTTACAGGTCAAAGCACGCAACATCACATACACGATAAATTAATCCAAAAAGCAAAAGAAAAACTTTCTACAACCGATTTATCAGTAAGTGAAATTGCTTTTGAATTAGGTTTTGAACATCAGCAGTCTTTCAGCAAATTATTCAAAACAAAGACAAATGTTTCCCCTTTAGAATTCAGACAATCATTTAATTGA
- a CDS encoding SDR family oxidoreductase, which translates to MKIIITGSLGNISKPLTQELVQKGHQITVISSNRKNQTAIETLGAKAAIGSVENSTFLTETFTGADAVYCMIPRADYFDQNLDLDAFTQKIGDNYAEAIQKSGVKRVVFLSSIGAHLEKDSGIILRYHEIEAVLNKLLDAAITFMRPTSFFYNLEAYIPMIKHQGIIIANYGADTIIPWVSPLDIASAIAEEITTPLDGRKIRYVASEELTGDETARILGNAIGKPDLKWVLASNEETLAGLTNIGMQPKIAEGLVEMYAGLYSGLLSEDYCRNKPAIMGKVKLTHYAKEFASVFNQK; encoded by the coding sequence ATGAAAATTATAATCACAGGTTCATTAGGGAACATCAGCAAGCCATTAACACAGGAGTTAGTGCAAAAAGGACATCAGATAACCGTAATTTCGAGTAATCGGAAAAATCAAACAGCAATTGAAACATTAGGTGCTAAAGCAGCTATTGGTTCTGTCGAAAACAGTACCTTTTTAACGGAAACCTTCACAGGCGCAGATGCGGTATATTGCATGATTCCGCGAGCAGACTATTTTGATCAAAATCTTGATTTAGATGCTTTTACTCAAAAAATTGGTGATAATTATGCAGAAGCAATTCAGAAATCAGGCGTAAAACGGGTGGTGTTTTTGAGTAGTATCGGCGCACATTTAGAAAAAGATTCCGGCATAATTCTTCGTTATCATGAAATTGAAGCTGTCCTGAATAAACTCCTGGATGCTGCAATTACTTTTATGCGCCCAACTTCTTTCTTTTACAATTTAGAGGCTTATATCCCGATGATAAAGCATCAAGGGATTATCATTGCAAATTATGGGGCTGACACAATAATTCCGTGGGTTTCTCCATTAGATATCGCATCAGCAATTGCTGAAGAAATTACAACACCACTTGACGGAAGAAAAATTCGCTATGTCGCAAGTGAAGAACTTACTGGCGATGAAACAGCACGTATTTTAGGAAACGCCATTGGCAAACCTGATTTAAAATGGGTTTTAGCAAGTAATGAAGAAACCTTAGCTGGATTAACAAACATAGGAATGCAGCCCAAAATTGCTGAAGGCTTGGTCGAAATGTACGCTGGACTTTACAGCGGTTTGTTGAGTGAAGATTATTGCCGTAACAAACCCGCTATAATGGGAAAAGTAAAACTGACCCATTATGCAAAGGAATTTGCTTCGGTTTTCAATCAAAAATAA
- a CDS encoding polyphosphate kinase 2 family protein produces MSKSNKKELNDFEEKLIDLSSLSKKELVQRAKKFSKQYCVGDGNDFKLKDYETKASFNLGDEGKPLVKQTLEIGVEALATMQDILYAQDKWSVLLIFQAMDAAGKDGAIKHVMSGVNPQGCQVFSFKAPSSEDLDHDFLWRCQKHLPDRGRIGIFNRSYYEEVLVVRVHEQILKSQKLPEKLFTKDIWENRFEDIRNFEKYLNRNGTIVIKFFLNVSKKEQKERFIERVDDPDKNWKFSASDAKERGYWDDYMHAYEELIKNTSTKKSPWYVIPADNKSYAHIAIASAIITALEELDLEYPKVSEAKIAELQAVKQTLLNEED; encoded by the coding sequence ATGTCAAAATCAAATAAAAAAGAACTAAATGACTTTGAAGAAAAACTAATAGATTTAAGCTCTTTAAGCAAAAAAGAGTTGGTTCAAAGGGCTAAAAAATTTTCAAAACAATATTGTGTTGGTGATGGAAATGACTTTAAACTAAAAGATTATGAAACCAAAGCCAGTTTTAATTTAGGTGATGAAGGGAAACCGTTAGTAAAGCAAACTTTAGAAATAGGTGTTGAAGCGTTGGCGACCATGCAGGATATACTGTATGCACAAGACAAATGGTCGGTTCTGCTCATTTTCCAAGCGATGGATGCAGCTGGTAAAGACGGAGCTATCAAGCATGTTATGTCGGGAGTCAATCCGCAGGGATGTCAGGTTTTTTCTTTTAAAGCCCCTAGTTCCGAGGATTTAGACCATGATTTTTTATGGCGATGCCAAAAACATCTGCCTGATCGGGGACGCATCGGCATTTTTAACCGCTCTTATTACGAAGAAGTCTTAGTCGTTCGTGTACATGAACAAATTTTAAAAAGCCAAAAACTTCCCGAAAAATTATTTACCAAAGACATTTGGGAAAATCGGTTTGAAGATATCCGCAATTTTGAAAAATACTTAAACAGAAATGGTACTATCGTAATCAAATTTTTCCTTAATGTTTCCAAGAAAGAACAAAAAGAACGTTTTATCGAGCGTGTAGACGATCCAGATAAAAACTGGAAATTCAGCGCCTCAGATGCTAAAGAGCGCGGTTATTGGGACGATTACATGCACGCCTATGAGGAATTAATAAAAAACACCTCAACCAAAAAATCTCCATGGTACGTTATTCCTGCCGACAATAAATCCTATGCACACATCGCTATTGCATCGGCAATTATTACAGCATTGGAAGAACTGGATTTAGAATACCCAAAAGTAAGTGAGGCGAAAATAGCCGAACTGCAAGCTGTCAAACAAACATTACTAAATGAGGAAGACTAG
- a CDS encoding BrxA/BrxB family bacilliredoxin gives MYPEEMVKPMQAELTAVGFQDLHSAEAVDNAIKAEGTTFVVVNSVCGCAARNARPGAKMSLEGAKKPSQLITVFAGVDKEAVDAARQHMFPFPPSSPSMALFKNGELVHMLERHHIEGRPAETIAENLKDAFNEFC, from the coding sequence ATGTATCCAGAAGAAATGGTAAAACCAATGCAGGCTGAATTAACAGCAGTTGGTTTTCAAGATTTACATAGTGCAGAAGCTGTTGATAATGCTATCAAAGCTGAAGGCACCACTTTTGTAGTTGTGAACTCTGTTTGTGGCTGTGCAGCAAGAAACGCACGCCCAGGAGCTAAAATGAGCTTAGAAGGAGCTAAAAAACCAAGTCAATTGATTACAGTTTTTGCTGGTGTAGACAAAGAAGCTGTTGATGCTGCAAGACAGCACATGTTTCCTTTTCCTCCATCATCGCCAAGTATGGCTTTATTCAAAAATGGTGAATTAGTTCACATGTTAGAGCGTCACCACATTGAGGGACGACCTGCTGAAACAATTGCAGAAAACTTAAAAGATGCTTTTAACGAATTTTGTTAA